The genomic region TGGCCGCCGACCCCGGCGTACGCGTCCTCGTGCTCACCGGCGCCGGTGACACCTTCTGCGCGGGCGCGGACATCGCCTCCCTCCAGGATCCGGGCGGGCGGCCGCAGGCGCTCGCCGTCCGGGCCGAGGAGGCCCTGGCCGCCTTCCCCAGGCCCACCCTCGCCGCCGTACGCGGGTACTGCGTGGGCGGCGGCAGCCAGCTGGCCGCCGCCTGCGATCTGCGGTTCGCCGAGGAGGGCGCTTCCTTCGGCGTCACCCCGGCCAAGCTCGGAATCGTCTATCCCTCGTCGTCCACGCGTCGGCTGGTCGCGCTGGTCGGCCCCGCCGCCGCCAAGTTCCTGCTCTTCTCCGGGGAGCTGATCGGGACGGAACGGGCCCTGCGCACCGGACTGGTGGACGAGGTCCTGCCGGAGGGCGGGCTGGCGGCCCGGGTCTCCGCGTTCGCACGGGTCCTCGCGTCGCGTTCGCAGCTGACCCAGGCCGCGGCGAAGGAGTTCGCCGACGGCCGCGAGGACCGGGACGCGTACTGGGCGCGACAGGCACGCGGCAGCGGCGACACCGCGGAGGGGGTCGCCGCCTTCCTGGAGCGCCGCACTCCCCGCTTCACCTGGACCACGGGGGACGCGGGGGATGCGGGGGCCTCACCTACGTCAGGATGAAGCGGCTCTTCGCCCGCCACTCCTCGACCATGGCCGCCGGGGCCTTCGCCGGTGAACCGCAGTCGTAGGGCGGCTGGGGGTCGTACTCGGTCAGCAGTTGGACGGTCCTGGCGTGCTCGTCACCCGCGATCCGGCCGAGCAGGGTCAGGCCCAT from Streptomyces sp. QL37 harbors:
- a CDS encoding enoyl-CoA hydratase-related protein, whose amino-acid sequence is MDLREQTVRTEPRLEHTVVDGVATVVISNPAKRNAMSAQMWQSLPVLLKGLAADPGVRVLVLTGAGDTFCAGADIASLQDPGGRPQALAVRAEEALAAFPRPTLAAVRGYCVGGGSQLAAACDLRFAEEGASFGVTPAKLGIVYPSSSTRRLVALVGPAAAKFLLFSGELIGTERALRTGLVDEVLPEGGLAARVSAFARVLASRSQLTQAAAKEFADGREDRDAYWARQARGSGDTAEGVAAFLERRTPRFTWTTGDAGDAGASPTSG